The region GCAAATCTTCAATCCTCCGGATGGAGCGGCGAACCAGCAAAACATCCTCCGGAAAATCCCGCTCCAGCACCGCCGCAATACACAGACCATCCGGCGTCTGCGTCGGCAAATCCTTGAAACTGTGAACGGCAAAATCCGCCGTCCCCTCCAGCAGCGCCTGCTGGAGCCGGGCCGTAAAAAAACCGCTGCCTTCCAGTTTCCACAGCGGAGCATCCGCCTGCTGGTCGCCCTGGGTTCGGAGGATTTGCATCTCCACAGACAATCCCGGACAGACCTTTTGCAGGGCGTCAATCACCCGCTGGGTCTGAATCTGGGCCAGTTTCGAACCGCGTGTGGCTGCACGGAGCAGGCTCATTCCTTTTGTCTCTTTTTCGGTGGGTCTTCCAGCAGCATCTTCCGCACCACATCCAGCACGCCCAGAAAATCCCCGGAGGGCTCTTGGCTGCCGCACTGCTTGAGATACGAAATCGGGCCGTGCAGAATCTTGCGGGCCAGCGATTCGGCAAACCGCTGAAGCTGTGCGTGTTCTGATTTGCTGAAATACCGCTGATAGCGACGGGCTTCCTTTTGAGCCAGCTGCCTGTAGCGGGAGGATAATTCGCTGACAAGATCGGCTGTCTGAAGCGAATCCAGCCAGGCTGCAAACCGCTGTGCATGTTCGGCGACAATCCGCTCGGCCTGCTGAATCTGTTCGACCTGAATCGAACGGCTCGCTTCGGTTTGTCGGTTTAAATCATCCAGATTGAACAAACGAACCTGCGCAATCCCTCCCAGCGCCGGGTCCACATCCCGGGGCATCGCCAAATCGAGAATGACAATCGGCCGGCTCCGCTGGGCAAGCAGATAGGAATAGTCAGCGACCGTAATCAGCGGGGTCGGCGAAGCCGTCGTACAGACAGCCAAATCCGCCTGCCTGAGCAATTCCCCTAACGAAGACAACTCCGCCGGCTGTCCGAACCGGAGGGCAGCGGCCAGCTGACGGGCGGATTCCAGACGCCGGCTGACAATCCACAAACGGCCGATTCCGACCTTCACCAAAAGACGGCCCACCAGCTCCGCATTCTCGCCGGCCCCCAGCAGAAGCACCGTAGCCCCCGGCAGGGACATTTCCTTCCAGGCCAGTTCCACCGCCGCCGCCCCCAGCGAAATAGTCCCGGACTGGAGAATCGTCCGGCTCCGCACTTCTTTGGACGCGCGAAACGCCCGGTGAATCAGCCGATGAAAAAGGTAGCGCGTGGTCTGTTCTTCATTGGCCAGCGCATACGCCGCCTTCAGCTGGCTGATAATCTGATGCTCGCCGAGCATTTGAGAATCCAGTCCGGCGGCCACGGCGAAAAGATGTTCCACCGCCTTTGTGCCGTCATATTCTTTTGAATAAGAACGCCACGGCTCCAGGGCCTCCGGCTGCATTTCGGCAATCAGCGGCTCCAGCAAACACCGGCTGTCTGCCGACGAATCCATCGAAAGATAAATCTCCGTGCGGTTGCAGGTACAGAGAATCAGCCCTTCATACACGCCGGAGCACCGCAGGAGGCCGCGCAGCAGATGCCGCTGCTGTTCTTCCGAAAAAGCCAGCTTTTCCCTCGCTTCGTAGGGCGCATCCCGAAAACTGACACCGCAGCAAACAAGCTTCATAGCGGCAGTGTAGCAGAGGCAACCAGAGAAATCAACGGCGCATAAAAAAGGTCCGCCGACACCGGTCAGCAGACCTTTTTGTTTGGCAGAAATCAATACGAAACGGCACCGCCCGGACGAACCATAGCGCGAACAATCTTTTTCCCTTCAAACGTCTGCGTGCCGCGCATCGTCGTAATCTGGCCGGTCAGTTTCGAATCCGCCAGTTTGCCGTCCAGACTGATTTCAAACGTCCGTTCTCCGAACTCCCGTTTGGCCTTAAACGAAACCTTCGTTCCGTCAAACTCAATCTTTTCAATCGGAAGGGTCCCGTACAGACCGCTCAGGTCCGGATTCACACGCAGCCGCTGCTTGTAAGAACCCTGGTCTGTCGCAATCTCCAGGTCCCAGCTTCCTATCAGAGCTTCGCCGAACCGCGCACCCTCGACAGCGATATCCCCCATTTCGGATTTCAGCGTGCCTTTGAGCAAACCGCTCTGTCGGTCAATCGTTCCTTCAAAGCTGGCTTCCATCTGGCGGTCGCCCATTTTCATTTTCCGCTTGAGGCTCAGGGTGCCCCGTTCGTATTTCACATCCGACACTTCGCTTTCCACGGGAGCCGACTGCCACTGGCCGGACAAATTGCCTTCTTTGTCCGCCTTGATAATCAGCTTGGCCTCTACATCCATGTCCCCGACCTTATATTTCAAATTCCAGGTCCCCACCACCCGTGGAAGACGCGGAAGACGGCGGCCTGTCACCTCCGATTCCCCCCGCTCTCCCGAAAGAGTACCGGACAGTTTATCCTCTTCCACCTTGCCGGAAAATTTCGACCGGTATTCCTCGCCGCGAAAACGAGAAATCTGCTCGAAACGGAGTTTGCCGTCCTCAAACTGGATATCCTTCAGCTCGGCGACTCCCCAGAAACTGATCCAGTCCCCGGTCAGATTGCCGTTTTCATCCCGGCCGAAGGAAACAAGGGCATCCATTTCGCGGTCTTCAAACTTGATTTTCAGTTCCCAATCGCCCCAAAGCCCCCTGCCGGCCCCTCCCATTCCGGCCGACTGTGCCGCCGCAGGAAAAGACAAAACCGCCGAGATTCCCGCCGTCAACAGAAGAAAAGACAGACATGAACAGGAAAAGGATGATTTCATAACAAGCCCTCCGAAATCACGGTTCCTTTTTGGCACCGAACCCAACAAAGTTCGGCATCTGAGGAAAGGATACCCCCTATTTCTCCGGAGAGCAAGTCTTTTTTATAGGACAAACCTAAAAGGTTTTCGCCGCTTTACGGGCCTGCTCGAGGGCACGCTGAATCGCTTTTTCCGATTCAGCCGGCTCTGCCAGTGTCGGTTCAACCAGAATTGACCCAATCTGTTCAAAACCGATAAACCGGAGGAACAGCTCCACGTATTTGGTCTGCAAATCAAAGGGACTGTCCGGCGGATAACTGCCTCCGCGGGCATAAATTACCATGGCCGGCTTTCCCCGAACCAGTCCTTCATAGCCATTCTCCCCAAACCGGAAGGTATACCCCGGCTGCACCAGAATATCGATATATTGCTTCATCCTCCAGGGAATCCCGAAATTCCACATCGGTACAGCAAAAACATACTTGTCTGCATTCTTAAAATGCTCGATAACCTTCTCCACTTTATCCCAAACCTGACGCTCCTGTGCCGTGTGCTTTTGGCCGTGCAGAATGGTATATTTGGCCTGGACCGCCAATCCGTCAAATGACGGAAGTTCGGTTTCAAAAAGATTCAATTTTTCCACAGTATCCGAGGGATGGGACTTTAGGTACGATTCGACAAACGCATCCGCAACCTGGATGGATTTCGAACGTTCCTTCCTCGGTGATGCCTGAATGTAAAGAATTCTGCTCATTTCCGGTCTCCTTTCTTTTTTTATCTTTACGCTTCGGCCGTTTTGCTGTTCAACCCCCCTTTCCGGAAATTTCTTGTAGTCCGACTGTTTTCATTTAGAATGAAAGATTGGAAAAACTATTAAGGAGCGAACCATGCGGAAAAATTTCTTTCTTATCGTCCTTGTGCTGTCAGCAGTCTCCGCTGCAGAAAAAAACTTCAGCGAATCGGAATCCGTCGGCAAACTCTGGGCAGGCGGCGGGTTTTTGACTCTCCAAAAACCCTATAAAGGCGTCGAGGCGGAATGCTATGCTCTCCCGCTTCTCATTTATCAGGGCCCCAAATTAACATTGTTCGGCCCTGTGGCGACATATTCCCTTTTCGGCGAGGAAAACCGTTGGGCCTTTCAGGGGCTGGCACGTATCCGAATGGAAGGATATAACAACAATGACAGCCGATATTTAGACGGCATGTCAGACCGAGACCCCACTGTTGAACTCGGGTTTCGGTACCTTCACGATTTAAATTTTGCCGTGCTGGCACTGGATTTCAGCCACGACATTTTAGACAAACACAGCGGCTGGGAAAGCCGACTGACTTTGAGAAAGACCTTTCGAGACATACTGGATATTCAATCGCTTAATCTCACTCCATCTATCGGCGTAAACTGGAGAAACAAACAGTTAAATGACTACTACTATGGTGTGCGGTCCTCTGAATCTGCACCCGGCCGAGATGCCTATAATGTCGGCGGCTCTCTCGGCTGGCTGACCGGATTGCAGATGAATTATAAACTCTCCGAGAAATGGTCCCTGTTCGGCCTGGCAAACCTCGAATGGCTGGACAATGAAATCACCGACAGCCCCATTGTAGAAAAAGATTATACCCTCTCCGTGCTCGCCGGTCTGCTTTTTGAATTTTAATCAGACATTAAACCGGAAGCAGATGATGTCGCCGTCCTGAACGACGTAGGTTTTGCCTTCGAGACGCATCCGTCCGGCGGCTTTGACGGCTTTCTCATCCCCGAGCCGGCGCAAATCCTCATATGACATCGTCTCGGCCCGGATAAAGCCCCGCTGAATATCGCTGTGGACCTTGCCGGCCGCCTCGTGAGCAATCGTCCCCGCCCGAATCGGCCAGGCACGCACCTCGTCCTTGCCGACCGTCAGAAAGCTGATCAGCCCCAGCGTTCGATAACAGCTTTGCACAAACTGCGCCGAGGCAGGCTTGGTAATCCCCAAATCCTTCATAAACTCCGCCCGGCTTTCCGCATCCAGCTGCGCCAGTTCACTTTCAATCTCCGCCGACAGGCAAATCACCTCCGCCCCGTCCGCCGCCGCTCCCAAATCCATCGTTTGCCCCAGCTGCTTTTCGCCGACGTTGACTACAATCATCATCGGACGCAGGGTCAAAAACCCCAGCGGCTTAATCAGCTCCAGCTCCTGGGCATTCAGAGCCGCCTGGCGGAGCGGCTTTTCCGATTCGAGAATCTGCTGGAGTTTGCGCTGAAGGACCAGCTCCTCCTTATCCCGGGCCTGGGTCTTGGTGGGCTTGTGCATCTGCTTTTCCAGACGCTCAATCCGGTTGGTCACCAGCTCCAAATCAGCCAGCAGCATCTCGGTCTTCAGCTCCTCCAAATCCTTGCGCGGGTCAATTCGGTTCCGATACGCCGGCACAGAATCATTCTCAAACGCACGAAGAACGGCCACAAACAAATCCACCGTCCGCAGCTGTCCAAACAGTTTGCGGGCGGCGGCCCGTCCGTGCTCATCCGTAAAATTCAGCCCCGGAAGGTCCAGACAGTCTATCGTCGCATGCACCGTCTTGGCGGGTTTGTATAACTCCGTCAGCCAGTCCAGCCGCTCATCCGGCACCGGCACCATCACCTCGTGAATCTCCGGGGCCCCCGGCGGAACGGGCGGTTTGCCGCTGACGGCGGAAACCAATGTGCTCTTGCCCGACTGAAGCATCCCGATGACTGCTGCTTTCATTCTTCACATCCTCGCGGATAAACACTGTTTCCAAAACAATCATACGCCACTACGGCCGGAAAATCCTCCAGCACCAGCTCCCGAACCGCCTCCGGCCCCAGTTCCTCATAGGCAACAACCCGGCTGGCGGTAATATGCCTGGACAGGAGCGCCCCAAAGCCGCCCATCGCCGAAAAATGAACCGCCCGATACTGCCGGAGGGCCTGCTGAACCTCTTTGGAACGGTATCCCTTCCCAATCGTCCCCTTCAACCCGGCCTGAAAGAGAGCCGGCGCAAAGGCATCCATTCGGGCCGATGTGGTCGGACCGGCCGAGCCGATTACACGCCCCGGCGCCGCCGGCGTCGGTCCCACATAGTAGATCACCGCCCCTTTCAGGTCAAACGGAAGCGGCTGTCCGGCTTCCAAAAGGGCACACAGACGCCGATGCGCCTGGTCGCGGGCCGCATAGACAACCCCGTTCAGACGCACCCAGTCTCCGGCCCGAAGCCGGCTGATTTGCTCGTCTTTGAGAGGGGTCTGGATTCTTGTTTCTGATAAAGGACTCATCACCGCTTATTATAGAGATGCAAAGACGATTTTCGACAAAATTTCTTCCCCGGAAATCCGAACTTGAACCCCTTTTTTCTTTTGGAAAAAAGATTGCGGTCGGATATCCGGAAAAGATATAATAAAGCTATGGCCAAATACCCGATTTTTCTGGAAATGGCCGGCCGGCGGGCTGTGGTTATCGGCGGCGGCCCTGTAGCCCTTCGAAAAGTTCAGGGGCTCGCAGAGGCGGGAGCTCGTGTTACCGTGGTTGCCGAACATATCCTGCCGGAAATCGAGGAAGCCCTCGTCCAGCTGAACGCGGAAATCATCCTCAGCCGGTATCACAAGGATTTTCTTGTCTCCGCCGCCCTGGTGATTGCCGCCACCAACAATCCCGACCTGAACCGCCGCATCTATGAAGACTGCCAGGAACTGGAAATCCTCTGTAATGTGGTGGATCAGCCGGAGCTGTGCGACTTCTTTGTGCCGGCCGTGGTCAAACGCGGCGACCTGCAGATTGCCATCGGAACCGAAGGACACTGTCCGGCCTACGCCGGTCATCTCCGGCAGAAATTAGAGGAAATTTTTACGGATACACACGGTCATTTTGTGGACGAACTGGCCAAAGTCCGCTCCCGCATCATCGAAACCATTCCCGACAGCGACCAGCGGAAAGCCCTGCTGGGCAGACTGGCCAGCGACGAATCGTTTCACTATTTCGCAGAACACGGACCGGAAGGATGGCGCCGCCACTGCGACGAAATGATCCGTCAGTGCTCCGCCTAATCGGACGGCGAAAAAAGAGGACAGGCAATGAATCTGTACCTGATTCAGCACGCCCAGGCCTTCCCGAAAGAGCAGTATGCAGACCGCCCCCTCACAGAGGAAGGATACTGGCAGGCCCAGCAGACCGCAGAGTTTGTAAAACGGCTGGGCATCTCCGTCGGAGCCGTCTGGCACAGCGGAAAGACCCGGGCCCTCCAGACGGCGAAACTCTTTCACGCCGCTGTAAAGGGACCCTGCCCCCTGGACAAGCACGAAGGGCTTTCTCCCGAGGATGACCCGGAGCCGATTGCCGAGGAAATTGAAAAAGCCCAGACAGACCTGATGATTGTCGGACACCTGCCGTTTTTGTCGCGACTGGCCGGTTTGCTGCTCTGCGGCAGTGCAGACGCCGAACCTGTGCTCTTCGAAAAGGCCGGTGTGGTCTGTCTGCGGCGAAATGACGACGGCCTCTGGCAGCTAAACTGGCTCGTCAAACCGGATATTTTATAAATCCGTTTGCCGCTCTGACAGTGCAGGACCAACCGGAGACTCCGACTCCTCCAACGGCTCTATCAGGCACCAATCCGGCGATTCCAGCCCCTTGAAATCCCAGCCCGCCCGACAGACATGACAGGTCATCTGGTCCGGCCGCCGCAGGGAACCGCAATTCAGACAAGTAACCTCTTTTTCTCTGGGCCGCACCAGATGGAATGTAATCCATGCAGGGACCCCGAACAATATTCCTAACGCAAACCATCCACGCGCAGCCCGGGACGAGCCGCCGAGCGAAAGGGACTTCCTGCGGAGGCAAAGCCCGACCCCAAGACCCACCAAAAGCGAGGGCAGGAGCATCAAAAAGGCCCAAAAAAACTGCGCAGGAAGACCCATCTGCCGACACCTTCGAAGAATCCCGATAAAACTGTGAGGACGGAGAAACAACGCCCTCATACCGGCCCGCGGCTCGATTGCCTCCGCACACAGAAATGACAAACCGTGAAAAACCGCCGGCTGCAGCGAATCGGCAAAAAAGCGGGCGGTTATCGCCAGCGCTCCGTCCCCCCGTTCGAAAAGTTTGCTCAACAGTACCTCTTGATAATATCCTGAAACAGAATTCGCCGCAGGGGAACGAAACATATCATAACCCGTCATCTGCCCCTGGGCATCAAAACACTCGACAGCCAAACCGACCCCTTCGGGAGCTGCGGAGGCGGCACAGCAGCCATAATAGACCAGCTGGCCGTTTTTCTCGCGGCACACAGGATACACCCGATATGCAGATAATTTTTCCGGTCGGCCCTCTGTCCGAGAGCCGAACAGACCGACCGGAGCAGGCAAACGTCCGGCAGGACCTTCTATGCAGAGACTTTCTTTATTCAGACGCAGGATTTGTCCGTCTGCATCCAGCACAAGCAGCCAGGGCCCCGCCGTATCCAAACGAAAATCAGAAGGAACTGTTTCCCACCAGCGTCCCGCATAACCGCCGGTTTGTCCTGTCTTCGGCGGCCTCCATCGACGGGCTTCCTGGACAACAACATCAATTTCTCTTCCCTTCTGCAATGAACCAAACTGAATCGGCTCTATGGAATCTCCCAGAACGGGACCGGCCGAAAACCGCGGTTCCATTCCGCACAAATCTAAATGGAAAAACTGCCGCAGCTGTCTGTCATAGATAAAAAGCTTTCCCTCCTGTTCGTCTTTATAGAGGAACGGATCACGAAATCGCCCGAGCGATTCTTTCTTTACAGGGCTTATGCCCCCAGGACCTAAATAATGTGCCGCCCCCTTCTGCCGACGGAGAGTCCCCTCATAGTATTTCCATTCAAACAGACCGCTTTCCGCATCATACTGGAAAACATCCCATCCGGTTGAAATTTTCCCAATCACCGAACGCCGGGCATCCGACATAGGGGCCCATGCCGGCTCTCCCAATACACTCGCGGGAAGGCCGCTTCCCAAAGAAACCAAAAGAGAACAGGGGAAAAAATTCGGATCATTTTTTCTATCCATACCTTCCAACATAACCCAAACGGCCTCAATACGGCGAAAATTTGCAGAAGCAATGCCCTTTCGGCAAAACCAATCCGCCCAGAAGAGAAGGATGGCCCAGAAGAGAAGAACCAGAAAGCCCGTCGTAAAAATCTTCAAACCATTTCCAGTACGTGCCATAAACCCTCTCCTTACAGAGAAGAAGTTCGATAGATTTCCCAGCCCAGAAGCACGGCGGAAACCGTCGCCGTCAAAAAGAGAATCTGAACCTGAACGTCAAATCCCTTGATGCTCAGCAAACTGAGCAGAATGATAACCAGCCCCAGCGTCCCGAGTGTCGGAAAGACCCGGCTGGACATCCAGCCCGCCGCCAGCCCGATTCCATAACAGGCCGTCCCCGCCAAAAAACCGGAAATCAACGAGGAAATCAGATCATCCCGAAAGGCCTCATTAAAAAACGCAAAGTCCCTGAACAGAATCATCGAAACAGTGCCCAGGCCTGCTGTAAAAAAGAGGTTCGGAATAAGACCGGCCGCAACCCGAGCCGCAAAAACCTGCCGACGGACCGCCCCTCGACCCAGCAGGAAAGCCGACAGGCGGCGCATCCGATCAAAATACATCTGCGAAACGCCCAGAACTGCTAATCCCACACACAGAAACGGGTACGGGTACACAACCCCCCCTTTCAGACGAAGGGCCTCTTCCGTCCCCCGAAAAGCCGCAGAGACGAGCAAAAGAACTGCACCGCCCCATAACAGCAGAAACACCAGATAAAACACCCACATATCTTCGATTTCTCTTCGTATCAGCGTCCACATAATTGCCCTCTCCTTTCTGCTAAACCATCTGATAGACCGGCTCCGTTCTTGTGCATTCCAGAAAGATTTCTTCCAGATTCATCGGAATTTCCACAATCTCCTGCGGCTGCAGCGACTGAACCATTTTCATTTTCAGCGGATTCCAGTTGGCGGCCGTGAAGACCAGCTCTCGTCCCTCTTTGTGCTGGCGGATTAATTCCGTCAGATAAAGCCGCTCGGGCGCCTGGTCAGAAAAAATCACACGAAATTTTCGGATTCCGTTTTTCAGCCCCTCGAGGGTGCAGTCCGCCGCCAGCCATCCGTTCACCAATATCCCGATCCGATCCGCAATGCGTTCCACATCGCTGAGAATATGCGAACTGAACAGAATCGTCCGCCCCTGACGCTGAATAACATCAATCGCCAATTCAAGAAACTGCCTCCGGACAACCGTATCCAGCCCGAGGGTCGGGTCGTCCAGAATCAGCAGCTCCGGTTCTGCCGCCATGGCCAACGTCAAATCCAGCTGAGCCCTCATTCCGGCGGAAAGGTCTTTGACCTTCCGATTCATCGGCAGATTGAATAAACCCGCCAACTCCTCAAAAAGACTCTGATTCCAGCGTCCGGCTAACCCCCTGCACAGGGCAGCCAGACGGCCCGCCGTGTATGTCCCGATTAAAGGATGTCCTTCTGCCGTATACCCGATTCGTGTTTTGGTCTTTCTGGAAAGCATCTGCGAATCCTGCCCGAAAAGAAAGGCCCTTCCGCGGGTCGGGCTTTCCAAACCGAGTAAAATCCGTATCAGCGTAGTTTTGCCGGCACCGTTTCGCCCCAAAAGACCGTAAATACATCCCTGAGGAATTTTCAAAGTCACTCCCTTCAGAACTGCCCGGCCGTCATAATACTTCACCAACCCCTCCGTCTGCACAATAAAGGTGTCCATTTTCATCTCCTTTGTGTATCGATATTGTAGCTTTTTAAGGTTTCTTCAAACCACTCCTTCAAAAGTTCTGGAGCCACCTTAAGAAGGACGGCCTCGACTACCGCTTGTTTCAGAAAATTGCAGACAATTTCCTTCTTGGCCGAGTCGCTCAGCCGAGAGAAGATTTCGGACACAAAAGAACCCCCGCCCGGTCTGGTATTTATGAGCCCTTCCTGCTCCAGATATTTATAGGCCTTCGCAATCGTGTTCGGATTGATAACAAGCTGCACAGCCAGCTGGCGGATTGTCGGCAGCTGTTCACCCGGAAGAAGACGTCCGGAAGCAATCTCCTGCTTGATTTGGTCGATTATCTGCTGATAAACCGGCCGTTCAGAATTGGAAACAATTGTGATCTGCAAAATGCTTCCTTTCTTGTTGTACTATTACAACTATTACAAGTTTAACGAGCCAAGATTTTCCCTGCAACAAAAAAATGGGATTTTTAAAAAAATATTCTTAAATCAAAATAAGAAAAGGGGATATATTAATTAAAAAATGAGATTCCTCAAATGAAGCATCAACCCTCCCCTCTAAATCCGCCGGGCGGCGACATAGGAGGCGGAAAACCGCCCGGAGCAAAGCCGCCTGGGGTTAATCCGCCGGGTGTAAAGCCGCCGGGGGTCGGCGACATCCCCGGTTGGGATGTTCGTCCGACAAATACGTCACTCTCGGCCTCTCGTTCAGCCTCCTGAACATCGCGATAGTTTTTCCGCAGTTCCGCTGTCCAGTTCGCCTGGCGGATAGGAAGTTTTGCAAGAATCCCATCCTCCTGCGCATAAAGCATGCTCACAAACTCCCGCCGGCGCAGAGCCGTCATTGCACCCGACCAATCTACTTCTGCAATTTGGTCCAAATAGAGATACGGGGTCGTAAAATCAATTTTCTCCGGAACGGAAGCCGCCGTTGTCCCCATACCGGGGCCTTCCATAGGCATCGGAAATGCAGCGCCCATCGGAGGAGGTACCGCCCCTTCCATCCCGAACCCTGCGCCGGTTTCCGCAGAAGCGGCGGTCCTTTTGACCTCAACTTCTGAACCGATGAGTTGTCCCGGGAGTACTTCAAACTCATGACTTCTCCAGCGGCCCATATAATATTTGGAAACGCGCACGTTCACCGCAATCGGGTT is a window of Anaerohalosphaeraceae bacterium DNA encoding:
- the hemA gene encoding glutamyl-tRNA reductase, translating into MKLVCCGVSFRDAPYEAREKLAFSEEQQRHLLRGLLRCSGVYEGLILCTCNRTEIYLSMDSSADSRCLLEPLIAEMQPEALEPWRSYSKEYDGTKAVEHLFAVAAGLDSQMLGEHQIISQLKAAYALANEEQTTRYLFHRLIHRAFRASKEVRSRTILQSGTISLGAAAVELAWKEMSLPGATVLLLGAGENAELVGRLLVKVGIGRLWIVSRRLESARQLAAALRFGQPAELSSLGELLRQADLAVCTTASPTPLITVADYSYLLAQRSRPIVILDLAMPRDVDPALGGIAQVRLFNLDDLNRQTEASRSIQVEQIQQAERIVAEHAQRFAAWLDSLQTADLVSELSSRYRQLAQKEARRYQRYFSKSEHAQLQRFAESLARKILHGPISYLKQCGSQEPSGDFLGVLDVVRKMLLEDPPKKRQKE
- a CDS encoding NAD(P)H-dependent oxidoreductase yields the protein MSRILYIQASPRKERSKSIQVADAFVESYLKSHPSDTVEKLNLFETELPSFDGLAVQAKYTILHGQKHTAQERQVWDKVEKVIEHFKNADKYVFAVPMWNFGIPWRMKQYIDILVQPGYTFRFGENGYEGLVRGKPAMVIYARGGSYPPDSPFDLQTKYVELFLRFIGFEQIGSILVEPTLAEPAESEKAIQRALEQARKAAKTF
- a CDS encoding MipA/OmpV family protein; its protein translation is MRKNFFLIVLVLSAVSAAEKNFSESESVGKLWAGGGFLTLQKPYKGVEAECYALPLLIYQGPKLTLFGPVATYSLFGEENRWAFQGLARIRMEGYNNNDSRYLDGMSDRDPTVELGFRYLHDLNFAVLALDFSHDILDKHSGWESRLTLRKTFRDILDIQSLNLTPSIGVNWRNKQLNDYYYGVRSSESAPGRDAYNVGGSLGWLTGLQMNYKLSEKWSLFGLANLEWLDNEITDSPIVEKDYTLSVLAGLLFEF
- the ychF gene encoding redox-regulated ATPase YchF; the encoded protein is MKAAVIGMLQSGKSTLVSAVSGKPPVPPGAPEIHEVMVPVPDERLDWLTELYKPAKTVHATIDCLDLPGLNFTDEHGRAAARKLFGQLRTVDLFVAVLRAFENDSVPAYRNRIDPRKDLEELKTEMLLADLELVTNRIERLEKQMHKPTKTQARDKEELVLQRKLQQILESEKPLRQAALNAQELELIKPLGFLTLRPMMIVVNVGEKQLGQTMDLGAAADGAEVICLSAEIESELAQLDAESRAEFMKDLGITKPASAQFVQSCYRTLGLISFLTVGKDEVRAWPIRAGTIAHEAAGKVHSDIQRGFIRAETMSYEDLRRLGDEKAVKAAGRMRLEGKTYVVQDGDIICFRFNV
- a CDS encoding FumA C-terminus/TtdB family hydratase beta subunit, whose translation is MSPLSETRIQTPLKDEQISRLRAGDWVRLNGVVYAARDQAHRRLCALLEAGQPLPFDLKGAVIYYVGPTPAAPGRVIGSAGPTTSARMDAFAPALFQAGLKGTIGKGYRSKEVQQALRQYRAVHFSAMGGFGALLSRHITASRVVAYEELGPEAVRELVLEDFPAVVAYDCFGNSVYPRGCEE
- a CDS encoding bifunctional precorrin-2 dehydrogenase/sirohydrochlorin ferrochelatase, giving the protein MAKYPIFLEMAGRRAVVIGGGPVALRKVQGLAEAGARVTVVAEHILPEIEEALVQLNAEIILSRYHKDFLVSAALVIAATNNPDLNRRIYEDCQELEILCNVVDQPELCDFFVPAVVKRGDLQIAIGTEGHCPAYAGHLRQKLEEIFTDTHGHFVDELAKVRSRIIETIPDSDQRKALLGRLASDESFHYFAEHGPEGWRRHCDEMIRQCSA
- the sixA gene encoding phosphohistidine phosphatase SixA yields the protein MNLYLIQHAQAFPKEQYADRPLTEEGYWQAQQTAEFVKRLGISVGAVWHSGKTRALQTAKLFHAAVKGPCPLDKHEGLSPEDDPEPIAEEIEKAQTDLMIVGHLPFLSRLAGLLLCGSADAEPVLFEKAGVVCLRRNDDGLWQLNWLVKPDIL
- a CDS encoding ABC transporter ATP-binding protein — its product is MDTFIVQTEGLVKYYDGRAVLKGVTLKIPQGCIYGLLGRNGAGKTTLIRILLGLESPTRGRAFLFGQDSQMLSRKTKTRIGYTAEGHPLIGTYTAGRLAALCRGLAGRWNQSLFEELAGLFNLPMNRKVKDLSAGMRAQLDLTLAMAAEPELLILDDPTLGLDTVVRRQFLELAIDVIQRQGRTILFSSHILSDVERIADRIGILVNGWLAADCTLEGLKNGIRKFRVIFSDQAPERLYLTELIRQHKEGRELVFTAANWNPLKMKMVQSLQPQEIVEIPMNLEEIFLECTRTEPVYQMV
- a CDS encoding GntR family transcriptional regulator; the protein is MQITIVSNSERPVYQQIIDQIKQEIASGRLLPGEQLPTIRQLAVQLVINPNTIAKAYKYLEQEGLINTRPGGGSFVSEIFSRLSDSAKKEIVCNFLKQAVVEAVLLKVAPELLKEWFEETLKSYNIDTQRR